The following proteins are co-located in the Rhodococcus opacus B4 genome:
- a CDS encoding SulP family inorganic anion transporter, translating into MSWTGSLAQLPGIATARQYRREWLRPDITAGLVLTALLIPAGMGYAEAAGLPAYAGLYATIVPLLAYAVVGPSKILVLGPDSSLAPLIAAAVLPLAVVDDPESALALAGILGVLMGLILLVGGFLHLGFVTELLSKPIRLGYLNAIALIVVVGQLPKLLGFSVDASGLLGEIGGIGQAVFGGDIDPVAAAVGLGSLAVIVVFRIWIPRVPGVLVAVVGAIVLSAALGLDDDIGMVGALPKGLPLPSFGGVDWGDVGQLVGPAAGIALIAFADTGVLSRTFAARRGEDVNGSTEMKAVGVANIAGGLFGGFPISASGSRTPVAEQSGARTQLACVVGAVAVLVFVLVAPGVTAYLPDATLGAVVIVAATALVDVDGMVRMWRMSSVEFGLAIAAFLGVALVGVLQGILVAIGLSFVAVVAQAWQPYRTELVRTADRPGFHDVERHPGGLRIPGLVLVRFDAPLFFANGEIFDEYVRSVVAEAPTPVEWVVVAAEPITGLDTTAVDELVDLDTYLEGKGIQLAFAEMKGPIKDRLIRFGVGDRFDSTHFYPTVESAVEAFHARG; encoded by the coding sequence ATGTCCTGGACAGGAAGCCTCGCGCAGTTGCCCGGAATCGCGACGGCACGGCAGTACCGCCGCGAGTGGCTGCGCCCCGACATCACCGCCGGACTCGTCCTCACCGCACTGCTCATCCCCGCCGGGATGGGATACGCGGAGGCCGCGGGGCTGCCGGCGTACGCCGGGCTGTACGCGACCATCGTCCCGCTCCTCGCGTATGCGGTGGTGGGGCCGTCGAAAATCCTCGTCCTCGGACCGGATTCGTCGCTGGCCCCGCTGATCGCCGCGGCGGTCCTGCCGCTGGCCGTCGTCGACGATCCGGAGAGCGCCCTGGCGCTCGCCGGCATCCTCGGCGTCCTGATGGGCCTCATCCTCCTCGTCGGCGGGTTCCTGCATCTCGGCTTCGTGACCGAACTGCTGTCGAAACCCATCCGGCTCGGGTACCTGAACGCGATCGCGCTCATCGTGGTCGTCGGCCAGCTACCCAAACTGCTCGGGTTCTCCGTCGACGCGTCCGGACTTCTCGGGGAGATCGGCGGGATCGGGCAGGCGGTGTTCGGGGGCGACATCGACCCCGTCGCCGCCGCGGTGGGCCTCGGGTCCCTCGCCGTCATCGTGGTGTTCCGCATCTGGATTCCCCGCGTCCCCGGCGTTCTGGTGGCGGTGGTCGGGGCGATCGTCCTTTCGGCGGCGCTCGGTCTCGACGACGACATCGGCATGGTCGGCGCGCTACCGAAGGGTCTGCCGCTGCCGTCGTTCGGCGGCGTCGACTGGGGCGACGTGGGGCAACTCGTCGGACCGGCCGCCGGAATCGCGTTGATCGCGTTCGCCGACACGGGCGTGCTCTCGCGCACGTTCGCCGCCCGGCGCGGTGAGGACGTCAACGGTAGTACCGAGATGAAGGCGGTCGGCGTCGCCAACATCGCGGGCGGGCTGTTCGGCGGCTTCCCGATCTCGGCCAGCGGATCCCGCACCCCGGTTGCCGAACAGAGCGGCGCCCGAACGCAATTGGCCTGTGTCGTCGGCGCCGTCGCGGTGCTGGTCTTCGTCCTCGTCGCCCCCGGCGTCACCGCCTACCTCCCCGACGCCACGCTCGGCGCCGTGGTGATCGTCGCGGCAACGGCGCTGGTCGACGTGGACGGCATGGTCCGCATGTGGCGGATGAGCAGCGTCGAATTCGGACTCGCCATCGCCGCGTTCCTCGGGGTCGCCCTGGTGGGTGTGCTGCAGGGCATCCTCGTCGCGATCGGCCTGTCCTTCGTCGCCGTGGTCGCGCAGGCCTGGCAGCCGTACCGCACCGAACTCGTCCGGACCGCGGACCGGCCGGGCTTCCACGACGTCGAACGCCACCCCGGCGGGCTCCGCATCCCCGGACTGGTGCTGGTGCGGTTCGACGCCCCACTGTTCTTCGCGAACGGTGAGATCTTCGACGAGTACGTGCGTTCGGTGGTGGCGGAGGCGCCCACCCCGGTCGAGTGGGTCGTGGTCGCCGCCGAGCCGATCACCGGACTCGACACCACCGCCGTCGACGAACTCGTCGACCTCGACACCTACCTCGAAGGCAAGGGAATCCAGCTGGCGTTCGCGGAGATGAAGGGCCCGATCAAGGATCGGCTCATCCGGTTCGGGGTGGGCGACAGATTCGACTCCACGCACTTCTACCCGACCGTCGAGTCCGCGGTGGAGGCATTCCACGCGCGGGGCTGA